A single window of Halobacillus naozhouensis DNA harbors:
- the ftsX gene encoding permease-like cell division protein FtsX — translation MKFRTLGRHTREGSKSVWRNGWMTVSAIGAVTTTLLLVGVFLALMLNLNEIASNVEEDVEVKVLLDLTTSEDETNNLREKIEDIPEVGSITFSSKEEELNQLIDSLGEKGQAFELFKQSNPLNDAFVIKPEDPIDTVDIAEKIEKMDNVYQVDYGEEVVQQIFQFNKYARTIGLALIIGLVFTAIFLISNTIKITIIARRKEIGIMKLVGATNGFIRWPFFIEGLLLGVLGSIVPIAAVVTGYYYLYYNLRDNIKFEFIELLPFYPFALQLSGIILAIGAFIGVWGSVMSVRKFLKV, via the coding sequence ATGAAATTTAGAACCCTGGGCAGGCACACACGTGAAGGAAGTAAAAGTGTTTGGCGTAACGGCTGGATGACTGTTTCGGCTATCGGTGCCGTGACGACAACTTTACTGCTCGTCGGAGTCTTTCTGGCACTGATGCTCAACTTGAACGAAATAGCATCGAATGTGGAAGAAGATGTAGAAGTAAAAGTTCTGCTTGATTTAACTACCTCAGAAGATGAAACCAATAATTTAAGAGAAAAAATTGAAGATATACCTGAGGTTGGCTCTATTACTTTTTCCTCGAAAGAAGAAGAATTAAACCAATTGATTGATAGTCTCGGGGAGAAGGGACAAGCCTTCGAACTGTTTAAACAGAGCAACCCGTTAAATGATGCCTTTGTCATTAAACCGGAAGACCCAATCGATACGGTTGATATAGCAGAAAAAATTGAGAAAATGGATAACGTCTATCAGGTAGATTACGGGGAAGAAGTTGTTCAGCAAATCTTCCAATTCAACAAATATGCAAGAACGATAGGACTTGCGTTAATAATCGGGCTTGTCTTTACTGCCATTTTTCTCATTTCAAATACAATTAAAATCACAATTATTGCACGCCGTAAGGAAATTGGAATTATGAAACTAGTAGGAGCCACGAATGGCTTTATTCGTTGGCCGTTTTTCATAGAAGGCCTGCTGCTGGGAGTCCTTGGATCAATTGTTCCAATTGCTGCGGTCGTTACAGGTTACTACTATCTGTACTACAACTTAAGAGATAACATTAAATTCGAATTTATTGAACTGCTGCCGTTTTACCCATTTGCCTTGCAGCTCTCAGGAATTATTCTGGCAATCGGAGCCTTTATTGGCGTTTGGGGAAGCGTGATGAGTGTTCGTAAGTTCTTAAAAGTCTAG
- the hpf gene encoding ribosome hibernation-promoting factor, HPF/YfiA family: MNYNIRGENLEVTDSIKGYVEKKVGKLERYFDTPLTSEVHVNLSVYNDEQTIEVTIPMKNLLLRAEEHHTDLYAAIDLVVDKLERQIRKHKTKVNRRTRQEGAPKYVFAELEREAQQQVLDKEDESDIEIVRTKRFDLKPMDSEEAALQMDMLGHAFYVFTNALTDETNIVYKRRDGKYGLIET; this comes from the coding sequence ATGAATTACAATATTCGTGGTGAAAATCTTGAGGTGACTGATTCCATTAAGGGATATGTGGAGAAAAAGGTGGGCAAGCTAGAACGCTATTTTGACACTCCACTAACTTCGGAGGTTCACGTAAATTTAAGTGTCTATAATGATGAGCAGACTATTGAGGTAACGATCCCGATGAAGAACTTGCTTCTTCGTGCAGAGGAACACCATACTGACTTATACGCTGCCATCGACCTTGTGGTGGATAAACTCGAACGACAAATCCGAAAGCATAAAACGAAAGTCAATCGAAGGACTCGCCAAGAGGGTGCTCCTAAGTACGTCTTTGCTGAATTGGAAAGAGAAGCCCAACAACAAGTGCTTGATAAGGAAGATGAATCTGACATTGAAATTGTAAGAACGAAGCGTTTTGATCTTAAGCCAATGGATAGTGAAGAAGCTGCACTGCAAATGGATATGCTTGGGCATGCATTTTATGTCTTCACCAATGCATTAACAGATGAAACGAATATCGTATATAAACGTCGAGATGGTAAATATGGCTTGATCGAAACTTGA
- the secA gene encoding preprotein translocase subunit SecA yields MLGTLKKIFGDDNTRQLKRLGKIAEQIDALESDMEKLSDDGLKEKTNEFKQRYEKGEKLDDMLVEAFAVVREGSKRVLNMRPFTVQLIGGTALHQGNIAEMKTGEGKTLASTMPAYLNAITGKGVHIITVNDYLASRDASEMGELYKFLGLTVGLNTNDLSKDEKREAYAADITYGTNNEFGFDYLRDNMVLYKEQMVQRPLHFAIIDEVDSILIDEARTPLIISGTASKSADLYQSANAFVRLLSKEEHFTYDEKTKNVQLTEEGINRAESFFKIENLFDLSNVSLIHHINQALKAHVTMHRDTDYVVDEGEVVIVDQFTGRLMKGRRYSDGLHQSIEAKEGLQIQNESMTLASITFQNLFRMYEKLSGMTGTAKTEEEEFLNIYNMRVVVIPTNKPIVRDDKADLVYKTMDGKFRAVVEDIKERYQNGQPVLVGTVAVETSEIISRYLTKAKVPHNVLNAKNHFREAEIIENAGQKSAVTIATNMAGRGTDIKLGEGVVEAGGLAVIGTERHESRRIDNQLRGRSGRQGDPGMSQFYLSTDDELMRRFASDNMRSMMDRLGMDDSQPIESKMISRAVESAQKRVEGNNFDARKTVLSYDDVLRQQREVIYKQRYDVLNSEGLREIIEQMIERTVAETVQVHTTDDEDDNWELESIVEYVRANLLEEGDITAGDLKGKEPDEMQELILEKVKMRYDEKEEELSAEQMREFEKVILLRTVDQKWMDHIDQMDQLRQGIHLRAYGQNDPLREYQFEGFSMFEKMVKSIDEEVSRYVMKAQIRNNLQRQEVAEGAKAVSGTSNESKESKKKTPYVKKDTVGRNDPCPCGSGKKYKNCHGK; encoded by the coding sequence ATGCTTGGAACATTAAAGAAAATATTTGGTGATGATAATACACGACAACTCAAGCGTCTGGGAAAGATAGCTGAGCAAATTGATGCCCTAGAATCTGATATGGAAAAACTTTCAGACGATGGGTTAAAAGAAAAAACAAATGAATTTAAACAACGTTATGAAAAAGGCGAAAAATTGGATGATATGCTTGTTGAAGCATTTGCGGTTGTTCGTGAAGGATCAAAACGTGTGCTTAATATGCGCCCATTTACAGTCCAGCTTATAGGCGGGACTGCCTTACATCAGGGGAATATTGCTGAGATGAAGACAGGGGAAGGTAAAACCCTTGCTTCCACGATGCCGGCATACCTTAATGCGATTACGGGCAAAGGCGTTCATATTATTACAGTAAACGATTATTTAGCGAGCCGTGACGCATCGGAAATGGGCGAGCTGTATAAATTCCTTGGATTGACCGTCGGTTTAAACACAAACGATCTGTCTAAGGATGAGAAGCGCGAAGCCTATGCTGCCGATATTACGTATGGCACAAACAATGAATTCGGTTTTGATTACCTGCGCGACAACATGGTGCTTTATAAAGAGCAGATGGTTCAGCGCCCGCTTCATTTTGCTATTATTGATGAAGTGGATTCGATCTTAATTGACGAGGCCAGAACGCCATTGATTATTTCCGGAACAGCCTCTAAATCGGCTGACCTTTATCAATCAGCGAATGCGTTCGTACGCTTGCTTAGTAAAGAAGAACATTTCACTTATGATGAAAAAACAAAAAACGTTCAATTGACCGAAGAAGGAATCAATAGAGCAGAAAGCTTCTTCAAAATTGAGAACTTGTTCGATTTATCAAATGTGTCGTTGATTCATCATATTAACCAGGCTTTGAAAGCCCATGTAACGATGCATCGTGACACGGATTACGTCGTGGATGAAGGTGAAGTAGTTATCGTTGACCAATTCACCGGACGTCTGATGAAAGGCCGTCGTTATAGTGACGGGCTCCACCAGTCTATCGAGGCAAAAGAAGGCTTGCAAATTCAAAACGAAAGCATGACCCTGGCATCGATTACGTTCCAGAACCTTTTCCGAATGTATGAAAAGCTTTCTGGTATGACGGGTACGGCAAAAACGGAAGAAGAGGAATTCTTAAACATTTATAACATGCGGGTTGTGGTCATCCCGACGAATAAGCCAATCGTTCGTGATGATAAAGCCGACCTCGTTTATAAAACGATGGATGGTAAGTTCCGTGCTGTGGTGGAAGATATTAAAGAACGTTATCAGAATGGACAGCCTGTGCTTGTAGGTACGGTTGCTGTTGAGACGTCGGAAATTATTTCTCGTTATTTAACCAAAGCCAAGGTGCCGCACAATGTGTTAAACGCGAAGAACCACTTCCGTGAAGCTGAGATTATTGAGAATGCTGGTCAGAAGAGTGCCGTCACCATTGCCACCAACATGGCTGGACGTGGTACGGATATTAAATTGGGAGAAGGCGTTGTGGAAGCTGGCGGTCTGGCGGTTATTGGTACCGAACGTCATGAATCACGCCGGATAGATAACCAGCTGCGTGGTCGTTCCGGACGTCAGGGAGACCCAGGGATGTCCCAGTTCTACCTGTCTACAGACGATGAATTAATGCGTCGTTTCGCTTCTGATAATATGCGCAGCATGATGGATCGCTTAGGAATGGATGACTCTCAGCCGATTGAAAGTAAAATGATCTCCCGTGCTGTGGAATCAGCCCAAAAACGTGTGGAAGGGAACAACTTTGACGCGCGTAAAACAGTCCTATCTTATGATGACGTCCTGCGTCAGCAGCGTGAAGTTATCTATAAACAGCGCTATGATGTATTGAATTCAGAAGGTTTGCGTGAGATTATCGAACAAATGATTGAACGTACAGTAGCTGAAACGGTTCAGGTCCATACTACGGATGATGAAGATGACAACTGGGAGCTTGAATCGATTGTTGAATATGTGCGGGCGAACCTCCTAGAAGAAGGGGACATCACGGCAGGCGACTTGAAAGGGAAAGAACCTGATGAAATGCAGGAGCTTATCCTGGAAAAAGTCAAGATGCGTTATGATGAGAAGGAAGAAGAACTCTCAGCAGAGCAAATGCGCGAATTTGAGAAAGTGATCCTGCTTCGCACGGTTGACCAGAAATGGATGGATCACATTGACCAAATGGATCAACTTCGTCAGGGAATTCATTTGCGGGCCTATGGACAGAACGATCCGTTGCGTGAATACCAATTTGAAGGCTTCAGCATGTTTGAAAAAATGGTTAAGTCCATTGATGAAGAAGTCTCCCGTTATGTCATGAAAGCTCAAATTAGAAATAACTTGCAGCGTCAGGAAGTGGCAGAGGGAGCGAAAGCCGTATCAGGCACGAGCAACGAGAGTAAAGAAAGTAAAAAGAAAACGCCTTATGTGAAGAAAGATACCGTCGGGCGAAATGATCCTTGTCCGTGTGGCAGCGGCAAGAAGTATAAAAACTGTCACGGGAAGTAA
- a CDS encoding murein hydrolase activator EnvC family protein, whose translation MKKINIVLVAFLFVLGSLLTSTGSVVANSELDNVKDKLSDLEEEQGNVNEKQGNVSEKASETKEKIEENEEEQAETQSQMASLDQELTDIQEQLRTKEAEIKDNEEAIKKNEAEIKKLEEEIKVLKKRIDKREKLLTKRLRAMQQSGGDIKYLEVLMGAQNFGDFIDRASAVTTIMDQDKDILDKHMADKKLLEEKKVEVEERKKELEKQKQKLEQQKQELESIKAELDAKMAEKKELMEELEIKNEQLHKHKMELEEEQAILSNQEATIQQAIQNAKEERAQIKAEIEKQKEQERQREAAESDSSSNGSASASASSSSAPASVSLPSASGKFIRPASGPVTSGFGARWGGNHPGIDIGGNGRPVVAAASGTVLRSYYSESYGNVVFLTHYMNGQVYTTVYAHMQNRNVSTGQSVSQGTTLGLMGSTGNSTGPHLHFEIHEGPWNASKSNAVNPRNHVNF comes from the coding sequence ATGAAGAAAATAAACATAGTCTTAGTTGCCTTTTTATTCGTACTAGGCTCTCTGCTGACTTCTACTGGAAGCGTAGTGGCGAATTCAGAACTCGATAATGTAAAGGACAAGCTAAGTGATCTCGAAGAAGAACAAGGAAATGTAAATGAAAAACAGGGCAATGTTTCTGAGAAAGCAAGTGAAACGAAAGAAAAGATTGAAGAAAATGAAGAGGAACAAGCAGAAACTCAATCTCAAATGGCGTCTCTTGATCAAGAACTGACAGACATTCAGGAACAGCTTCGTACGAAAGAAGCGGAAATCAAAGACAATGAAGAAGCGATCAAGAAAAACGAAGCAGAGATCAAAAAGCTGGAAGAGGAAATTAAGGTTCTCAAAAAGCGTATTGATAAAAGAGAGAAGCTTCTAACCAAACGCTTACGTGCCATGCAGCAAAGTGGCGGAGATATTAAGTATTTGGAAGTCTTAATGGGAGCTCAAAACTTCGGTGATTTTATTGATCGTGCATCTGCAGTGACGACGATTATGGACCAAGATAAAGATATTCTTGATAAACATATGGCGGATAAGAAACTTTTAGAAGAAAAGAAAGTTGAAGTGGAAGAAAGAAAGAAAGAATTAGAGAAGCAAAAGCAAAAACTAGAACAGCAAAAACAAGAATTAGAGTCTATTAAAGCAGAGCTTGATGCTAAGATGGCAGAAAAGAAAGAGCTCATGGAAGAGCTTGAGATTAAAAATGAACAGCTTCACAAACATAAGATGGAACTTGAGGAAGAACAAGCCATTTTAAGTAACCAGGAAGCAACGATCCAACAAGCGATCCAAAATGCGAAAGAAGAACGAGCTCAGATCAAGGCAGAAATTGAAAAACAGAAAGAACAGGAAAGACAACGCGAGGCGGCTGAATCAGACAGTTCCAGTAATGGTAGTGCTAGCGCCAGTGCCAGCAGTTCATCTGCTCCAGCATCCGTTTCCCTTCCATCTGCAAGTGGTAAGTTTATTCGACCTGCAAGTGGACCTGTTACTTCAGGGTTTGGAGCTCGTTGGGGAGGCAACCACCCAGGAATAGACATTGGTGGAAACGGCAGGCCAGTAGTAGCTGCTGCTTCAGGAACGGTATTACGCTCCTATTATTCCGAAAGTTATGGAAATGTTGTTTTCTTAACTCACTATATGAATGGTCAAGTTTACACAACCGTTTATGCACATATGCAAAACCGTAATGTTAGTACTGGCCAATCTGTTAGTCAGGGAACTACGCTAGGGTTAATGGGGTCAACTGGTAATTCAACCGGACCGCACCTGCATTTTGAAATTCATGAGGGACCTTGGAATGCTTCGAAAAGCAATGCTGTAAATCCAAGAAACCATGTAAACTTTTAA
- a CDS encoding D-alanyl-D-alanine carboxypeptidase family protein, translated as MRKIVAIVTVILTLQVFIVPTVFGETDSPSPPELKSEAAIVMDSKSGEVLYAKNAEKEMYPASLTKIATAIYTIEHVDLDEVATVSSNARHTEGTRVYLKEGERATLKKLLQGLLINSGNDAGVAIAEHISGSVEEFAEKLNDYLKTEIGVSDTHFENPHGLFNPNHVTTAEDLAKITKYAMNNEVFRTIFGTKKLKWDGAAWDTTLYSHHKLTRQKLYDKVVTGGKTGFVNQSGFTLATTAKKDNISLIIITLNSKFQRGAYNDTIKLLNYGFENFQTSSISEGTAYHVDGKEYIAPKKLYYTHFKTKQVVEKVKAGGVLEITDQAGKVLSSFQLKDPDSSVEKDASAQSAHHTGTGFPIQSHLPNLFVSIGLSIVDLFNKYI; from the coding sequence ATGAGGAAAATTGTAGCAATAGTGACCGTCATTCTAACTTTACAAGTGTTCATCGTCCCAACCGTTTTCGGCGAAACGGATTCTCCATCTCCCCCTGAACTAAAAAGTGAAGCCGCCATCGTGATGGATTCAAAATCAGGTGAAGTACTATATGCAAAGAATGCTGAAAAAGAGATGTACCCAGCTAGTTTGACTAAGATTGCGACAGCGATTTATACGATCGAACATGTTGATCTGGATGAAGTTGCAACAGTCAGCAGCAATGCCAGGCATACAGAAGGTACGCGTGTATATTTAAAAGAAGGCGAACGAGCGACATTGAAGAAGCTGCTTCAAGGGCTGCTGATTAATTCGGGAAATGATGCTGGTGTAGCGATTGCTGAACATATAAGTGGCAGTGTCGAGGAGTTTGCTGAGAAGTTAAATGACTATTTAAAAACCGAGATCGGTGTAAGCGATACTCATTTTGAAAATCCGCATGGCCTATTTAACCCTAATCATGTAACAACAGCCGAGGATTTAGCCAAGATCACGAAATATGCCATGAATAATGAAGTATTTAGAACAATTTTTGGTACGAAAAAGCTGAAATGGGATGGCGCCGCCTGGGATACTACTCTTTATAGCCATCATAAATTAACGAGGCAAAAACTTTATGATAAGGTCGTAACTGGTGGAAAAACGGGATTTGTCAACCAATCAGGCTTTACGTTAGCTACTACGGCAAAGAAAGATAACATTAGCTTAATCATCATTACCTTAAACAGCAAGTTCCAAAGAGGAGCCTATAATGATACGATTAAACTGTTGAATTATGGGTTTGAAAATTTTCAAACTTCCAGTATCTCAGAGGGCACTGCCTATCATGTAGATGGAAAAGAGTATATTGCCCCGAAAAAGCTTTACTATACACACTTTAAAACGAAACAGGTCGTTGAAAAGGTAAAAGCGGGTGGAGTATTGGAGATCACCGATCAAGCTGGTAAGGTATTATCTTCCTTCCAATTAAAAGATCCTGATTCCTCTGTCGAAAAAGATGCCAGTGCTCAGTCTGCTCATCATACAGGGACAGGTTTTCCTATTCAGAGCCATTTGCCAAATCTATTTGTTAGTATTGGCTTAAGCATAGTCGATCTTTTCAATAAGTACATTTAA
- the prfB gene encoding peptide chain release factor 2 (programmed frameshift), which translates to MDMAEIRHELDNTAKQLADFRGSLDADQKKTRIAELEEQMTEPGFWDAQDTAQKVINEVNALKGLVHTLEDHEETHENLEVSYELVKEEEDEDLRVELEEQVGKLVYDLDQFELNILLSEPYDKNNAILELHPGAGGTESQDWASMLLRMYTRWAEKKGFSVETMDYLPGDEAGVKSVTLLIKGHNAYGYLKAEKGVHRLVRISPFDSSGRRHTSFASCEVMPEFNDEVEIDVRTEDLKIDTYRSSGAGGQHVNTTDSAVRITHTPTNTVVTCQSERSQIKNREQAMKMLKSKLYQLEIERQQAEIDDIRGEQKEIGWGSQIRSYVFHPYSMVKDHRTNLDVGNTQGVMDGELDKFINAYLRSQMD; encoded by the exons ATGGATATGGCAGAAATTCGCCATGAATTAGACAACACAGCTAAGCAATTAGCGGACTTTAGGGGGTCTCTT GACGCCGATCAAAAAAAGACTCGCATTGCTGAACTAGAGGAACAGATGACAGAGCCCGGTTTTTGGGATGCCCAGGATACAGCTCAAAAAGTAATTAATGAAGTAAATGCTCTGAAAGGGTTAGTTCACACTCTAGAGGATCATGAAGAAACACACGAGAACCTGGAAGTATCCTATGAGCTGGTAAAGGAAGAAGAGGATGAAGACCTGCGGGTAGAACTAGAGGAACAGGTCGGGAAACTCGTTTATGATCTGGATCAGTTTGAATTAAATATTTTGTTAAGTGAGCCTTACGATAAGAACAATGCCATCCTTGAATTACACCCAGGCGCTGGTGGTACAGAATCACAGGATTGGGCAAGCATGCTGCTCCGAATGTATACGAGATGGGCAGAGAAGAAAGGTTTTTCTGTAGAAACTATGGATTATCTTCCGGGGGATGAAGCAGGTGTGAAGAGTGTTACACTTCTCATCAAAGGTCATAACGCTTACGGTTATTTGAAAGCCGAAAAAGGAGTGCATCGGCTTGTGCGAATTTCTCCATTTGACTCATCAGGGCGCCGTCATACGTCGTTTGCTTCATGTGAAGTTATGCCTGAATTTAATGATGAAGTTGAAATTGATGTACGCACCGAAGATTTAAAAATTGATACGTACCGCTCAAGCGGGGCAGGCGGGCAGCATGTAAATACCACCGATTCCGCTGTTCGGATCACCCATACCCCAACCAATACTGTAGTAACATGCCAGTCTGAGCGGTCTCAAATTAAAAACCGGGAACAGGCCATGAAAATGCTGAAATCGAAGCTTTATCAGCTTGAGATTGAACGTCAGCAGGCTGAGATTGATGATATTCGCGGTGAGCAGAAAGAAATTGGCTGGGGCAGTCAGATCCGCTCCTATGTATTCCACCCATACTCCATGGTCAAGGATCATCGGACCAATTTGGATGTTGGGAATACTCAAGGGGTCATGGATGGAGAACTCGATAAATTTATCAATGCATATTTACGGTCCCAAATGGATTAA
- the ftsE gene encoding cell division ATP-binding protein FtsE — MIDMKGVYKTYPNGVTALNGVDVHIDQGEFVYIVGPSGAGKSTFIKLMFREEKPSKGSIVINDYNLATIKERRVPHLRRNIGVVYQDFRLLPRLTVYENVAFALEVIEESPNQIRRRVMDVLDQVRLKNKARFIPDELSGGEQQRVSIARAIVNHPQLLIADEPTGNLDPDTSWEIMHILEEINSSGTTVLMATHSQEIVNTIRKRVIAIEDGQIVRDEARGEYGYEI, encoded by the coding sequence ATGATAGATATGAAGGGAGTCTACAAGACTTATCCTAATGGTGTTACGGCCCTTAACGGAGTCGATGTACATATTGATCAAGGAGAATTTGTATACATTGTTGGTCCAAGTGGTGCAGGGAAATCAACTTTTATAAAGTTGATGTTCCGTGAAGAGAAACCAAGTAAGGGATCAATTGTAATTAATGATTATAATTTAGCGACTATTAAAGAGCGGAGAGTGCCTCACTTGCGACGTAATATCGGGGTTGTGTACCAGGATTTCCGCCTGCTTCCTAGATTAACAGTTTATGAGAACGTCGCATTTGCTTTAGAGGTTATCGAAGAATCTCCAAACCAAATTCGACGTCGAGTTATGGATGTTTTAGATCAAGTTCGCTTAAAAAATAAAGCACGTTTTATCCCTGATGAATTGTCAGGTGGGGAACAGCAGAGAGTTTCCATAGCCCGTGCCATTGTAAATCATCCTCAGCTGCTGATTGCGGATGAGCCTACGGGAAACCTTGACCCTGATACATCATGGGAGATTATGCATATTCTTGAAGAAATAAATTCTAGCGGTACTACCGTTCTAATGGCTACTCATAGTCAGGAAATCGTCAACACCATTCGTAAGCGTGTAATTGCTATTGAAGATGGCCAAATTGTGCGTGATGAAGCACGGGGGGAATACGGTTATGAAATTTAG
- the cccB gene encoding cytochrome c551, giving the protein MNKKLLTVLFGTALMLGACGGGGGSEEGAESGGGDNGGSSSEEQAKSEVNVQAAEQAYEQTCASCHGGDLSGAVGPSLKQIGSKYSAKEIADIIKNGKGQMPPQGGNVENVENLANWLANKK; this is encoded by the coding sequence TTGAATAAGAAATTACTGACTGTATTATTTGGAACAGCTTTAATGTTAGGTGCTTGCGGCGGAGGCGGCGGCAGTGAGGAAGGAGCCGAATCCGGGGGAGGAGACAATGGCGGTTCGTCATCTGAAGAACAAGCTAAATCAGAAGTAAATGTACAAGCAGCTGAGCAAGCTTACGAGCAGACCTGTGCGAGCTGTCACGGGGGAGATCTTTCAGGTGCAGTAGGACCAAGCCTAAAGCAAATTGGCTCTAAGTATTCAGCAAAAGAAATTGCTGACATCATTAAGAATGGTAAAGGGCAAATGCCACCACAAGGCGGTAATGTAGAGAACGTTGAAAATTTAGCTAATTGGTTAGCTAACAAAAAATAG